The Neosynechococcus sphagnicola sy1 sequence ATATTGGATGCGGAGAGCTTAGCGATGCGATCTCCATTACAACAACGGTAATATGCGGCGGCGGTGCGTATGGGGAGATCTAACGAATAGTCATAACAAATCGTTGCACCTGACTTGGTAAAGTGATCTGTGGTGAGCTGAAACTACCCAGAGCAGGTGAACTCAACCGTTAGCCCTCAAGTCCTCGGCTGGGACTGTGCATGAGGCTTATCTGTTAGTGGCAAAGCAAAATTGCTCTCAAATCAATCCAAAGCAGCCGTTTTAGACAATCCAAGACAAACCAAGGTAATAGAGTTTGGCTCCTGGTAGTATGTACGGATGTGCATACTATAATTTAGATGGCTTACCAATGGAATAGAGACAAGGCAACAGCTAATCTTCGCAAGCATGGTATCGACTTTGCTGATGCAGTATCTGTTTTCTCCGATGATCTGGCAATTACCATTCCAGACGAGCGGTTTGATGAAGAACGGTTTGTCACAATTGGTGTTGATGCATTTGGAAGGATTTTGGTGGTTGTCTACACGATGCGGGACGACGAGATTCGGGTCATCTCTGCCCGCAAAGCAACTCGGCAAGAACGACAGCAGTATGAAGAAGGGTAATTATGGAAGCTGAATACGATTTTAGTCATGGTAAGCGAGGGGCGATCGACCCCACACCAGCAGGCAAAACTCGGATCACGATTCGGTTAGATGACGAGATTTTAGAATGGTTTCGTGAACAAGCTCATCGTGCAAGCGGAGGAAATTATCAAACGATGATTAACGAAGCTTTGCGTCAGCATATTCAGCAAAGTCA is a genomic window containing:
- a CDS encoding BrnT family toxin, producing the protein MAYQWNRDKATANLRKHGIDFADAVSVFSDDLAITIPDERFDEERFVTIGVDAFGRILVVVYTMRDDEIRVISARKATRQERQQYEEG
- a CDS encoding BrnA antitoxin family protein, with protein sequence MEAEYDFSHGKRGAIDPTPAGKTRITIRLDDEILEWFREQAHRASGGNYQTMINEALRQHIQQSHEPLEETLRRVVREELERIEL